A region from the Leptospirillum ferriphilum ML-04 genome encodes:
- a CDS encoding efflux RND transporter permease subunit: MKWLVQVALRERVLVYLTALTIVALGVFSYENLQIEPYPDISPLMVRVLTQWPGRGAEEVERQITLPIEIAINGTPGMKIQRSISMYGLSVVIAIFRDGINDFEARHRIYNRISQANLPSGIVPVLDINTPATGEIFRYTLSGAPPDELKTLDDWVLERRFKEIPGVADESGMGGWIRQYQILIDLARLRDFNLTLGQVVSAVSAANNNVGAYVLNFGETAEVVRGIGLLRNRHDIENIMVAEVKGTPVLVKDIGSVQIGPQPRLGRVGRNFDNDTVEGVVLLLRGANTRHVLRHVHEKIREIEKHDLPKGVRIRPFYDRTDLMNWTLHTVIENLLLGITLVLLTLYLFLGNVRSALIVAATIPVALLAAFSFMKWKGISANLLSLGAIDFGILVDASVIVVENIYRHLMEDRPKNERPVEAIYRAVSEVQGATVFSTLIVFSAYVPLIFMKGVEGKIFTPMAFTMGGGLLAAVFLSMTLSPALSSSLLSRIPPHEDTWLMRSVKESYAVILSFVLKNRAITLSVAGGILFLTMGVIFPRLGTEFLPKLEENNLYIRATYPVAISLPYGARLTDAIRRMVLEVPEVETVTSEEGRPDDAYDVGGFWNAEFAIFFRPRSAWRKGVDKGIIQKEILARLHTIPGVTYNVSQYIEDNVEEAVSGVKGQNSLKIFGPDPVVLERLGRQSMALLRTVRGFHDLGMFRIRGGPELLVRVDPMSCARYGVHAQDVENVLQTAVGGIAVTQVLKEEKRFDVTVRLTKAYRKDLKAIRSILVDSPDGSHIPLSQLATIEVKKGNTYIFREQNSRYVPVKFSIRGRDMGSAVEEARQVLSRSLVLPEGYRIRWYGEYKEMRDAQRRLLILTPLAVGLMFLLLYWSYRSVKYAMLQLLSVPFALIGGVWALFLTGYPLSISAAIGFLSLFGIAIQDGMILINFVTSLRQRGMDMHSALLEGGRLRVRPVLMTALLAGFGLLPAALSTGIGNQAQKPLAIVIVGGVVTAILFTLLVLPVVYSLSGKLPVFQDDGLGSDSRDSQSGTSA; this comes from the coding sequence ATGAAATGGCTTGTCCAGGTGGCGTTGAGGGAACGCGTTCTGGTGTATCTGACGGCCCTGACGATTGTCGCTCTTGGAGTTTTTTCCTACGAGAATCTGCAGATTGAGCCTTACCCGGATATTTCTCCCCTGATGGTAAGGGTTTTGACCCAGTGGCCCGGTCGTGGGGCCGAAGAAGTCGAACGCCAGATTACCCTGCCGATCGAAATCGCGATCAATGGGACACCGGGCATGAAAATCCAGCGATCCATCTCGATGTATGGGCTCTCTGTTGTGATTGCCATTTTTCGAGACGGAATCAACGATTTTGAAGCACGCCACCGGATTTACAACCGGATATCGCAGGCCAATCTACCATCCGGTATTGTTCCGGTTCTGGATATCAATACCCCCGCAACGGGCGAGATTTTCCGGTATACCCTGTCCGGTGCACCGCCGGATGAACTCAAGACGCTGGATGACTGGGTCCTGGAGAGGCGCTTCAAGGAAATTCCAGGTGTTGCAGATGAATCCGGCATGGGCGGATGGATTCGACAATATCAGATTTTGATTGACCTGGCCCGCTTGCGTGATTTTAACCTGACACTGGGGCAAGTTGTCTCCGCCGTTTCCGCGGCCAACAACAATGTGGGCGCGTACGTCCTGAATTTCGGAGAAACAGCCGAGGTCGTCCGGGGGATCGGGCTTTTGCGCAACCGCCATGATATTGAAAACATTATGGTTGCCGAGGTCAAGGGAACCCCAGTTCTGGTCAAGGATATCGGTTCGGTTCAGATCGGCCCCCAACCACGACTCGGAAGGGTTGGAAGAAACTTCGACAACGATACGGTGGAAGGTGTCGTCCTGCTTCTCCGGGGAGCCAATACCCGGCATGTCCTCCGGCATGTGCACGAAAAGATTCGCGAAATAGAAAAGCATGATCTTCCGAAAGGTGTCCGAATCCGTCCTTTTTATGACCGGACGGATCTGATGAACTGGACTCTCCATACGGTGATCGAGAACCTGCTTTTGGGCATTACCCTTGTTCTACTCACGCTGTACCTGTTTCTCGGAAATGTCCGCTCCGCTCTCATTGTCGCGGCGACGATACCGGTTGCCCTGCTGGCGGCTTTCTCATTTATGAAATGGAAGGGAATCTCGGCGAATCTGCTGTCTCTGGGAGCGATCGATTTCGGTATTCTGGTGGATGCATCCGTTATTGTTGTGGAAAATATTTATCGGCACCTGATGGAGGATCGCCCGAAAAATGAGCGCCCGGTTGAGGCAATCTACCGCGCCGTCTCCGAAGTGCAGGGAGCAACAGTCTTCTCCACCCTGATCGTTTTTTCGGCCTATGTGCCGCTCATTTTTATGAAAGGCGTCGAAGGAAAGATTTTTACGCCCATGGCGTTTACCATGGGTGGGGGTCTTCTGGCCGCTGTTTTTCTCTCGATGACCCTGTCGCCGGCGCTCTCCTCTTCCCTGCTGTCCAGGATTCCCCCTCATGAAGACACATGGTTGATGCGTTCCGTCAAGGAGTCCTACGCCGTCATCCTGTCGTTTGTTCTCAAAAACCGGGCGATCACGCTCTCTGTTGCGGGGGGCATCCTTTTCCTGACGATGGGCGTGATTTTCCCCCGTTTGGGGACCGAATTCCTTCCCAAGCTGGAAGAGAACAATCTTTATATCCGCGCGACCTATCCGGTTGCCATTAGTCTCCCTTACGGGGCCCGGCTGACCGATGCCATCCGTCGGATGGTTCTCGAAGTTCCCGAGGTGGAAACCGTGACATCGGAAGAAGGTCGACCGGATGATGCGTATGATGTGGGAGGATTCTGGAACGCTGAATTCGCCATCTTCTTTCGGCCGAGGAGTGCCTGGCGAAAAGGTGTTGACAAGGGGATCATCCAGAAGGAGATCCTGGCAAGGCTTCACACGATCCCGGGCGTGACCTACAACGTGTCCCAGTATATCGAGGATAACGTGGAGGAGGCCGTTTCCGGAGTGAAAGGACAGAACAGCCTCAAGATATTTGGTCCGGACCCGGTCGTTCTCGAACGACTGGGGCGGCAATCGATGGCTCTTTTAAGAACGGTCAGGGGGTTTCACGATCTGGGGATGTTCCGCATTCGCGGGGGACCGGAACTTCTGGTACGGGTCGATCCGATGTCCTGCGCCCGCTACGGTGTTCATGCCCAGGATGTGGAGAACGTTCTTCAGACCGCCGTGGGCGGCATTGCGGTCACCCAGGTTCTGAAGGAGGAAAAACGGTTTGACGTCACCGTTCGACTGACAAAAGCCTACCGGAAAGATCTCAAGGCGATCCGGTCGATTCTGGTCGACAGTCCGGACGGTTCCCATATTCCCCTCTCCCAGCTTGCGACCATCGAGGTGAAAAAAGGAAACACCTACATTTTCCGGGAACAGAACTCCCGGTATGTACCGGTGAAATTCTCCATACGGGGACGGGATATGGGAAGCGCGGTGGAGGAAGCCCGACAGGTATTGTCGAGGTCCCTGGTCCTTCCGGAAGGGTACCGGATCCGCTGGTACGGGGAGTACAAGGAAATGCGGGATGCACAGAGGCGTCTTTTGATTCTGACCCCTCTTGCGGTGGGATTGATGTTCCTTCTTCTCTATTGGTCTTACCGGTCCGTCAAGTACGCCATGCTTCAGCTGCTTTCGGTTCCCTTTGCCCTGATAGGGGGGGTCTGGGCCCTCTTCCTGACCGGATATCCCCTCTCCATCTCGGCCGCTATCGGATTTTTGTCCTTGTTCGGTATTGCCATTCAGGACGGCATGATTCTGATCAACTTTGTCACGTCGCTTCGTCAACGGGGGATGGACATGCATTCAGCCCTCCTGGAAGGAGGGCGACTTCGGGTTCGACCTGTGCTCATGACAGCCCTTCTGGCCGGTTTTGGGCTCTTGCCCGCCGCACTGTCGACCGGTATCGGAAACCAGGCCCAGAAACCGCTGGCGATTGTGATTGTCGGTGGGGTCGTCACCGCCATTCTCTTTACGCTTCTCGTGCTTCCGGTCGTCTACTCGCTGAGCGGTAAGCTCCCTGTGTTCCAGGACGATGGTTTGGGGTCCGATTCCAGGGATTCCCAATCCGGAACCTCCGCCTGA
- a CDS encoding SDR family NAD(P)-dependent oxidoreductase, giving the protein MICGPGEPYVLVTGCGSGLGHALVRALEGLSFPVAAFSRDDNSLTTLFPPPSPPASTWHFFADLGNFERMDSLLDTLLAAWGPPSLMVHNASVLHHRGPLWEEEARHVTETLRTNLEVPVFFVSRLVPAMIRAKRGGHVFISSTVGREPRANWGSYAISKAGVESLSANLALELPPPLFSFTLNPGPVATKMRRKAYPVTDPAVPRTPDSAAAVLTRFFVKLCTHDAGRALNGCKLNLNQLEEEDA; this is encoded by the coding sequence ATGATCTGTGGTCCGGGAGAACCCTATGTTCTGGTCACGGGATGCGGCAGTGGCCTCGGACACGCTCTCGTCAGAGCTTTGGAGGGGCTGTCCTTTCCCGTTGCCGCTTTTTCCCGTGATGACAATTCCCTGACCACACTCTTTCCCCCACCGTCTCCGCCAGCCTCCACGTGGCACTTTTTCGCGGATCTCGGGAACTTTGAACGGATGGACAGTCTTCTGGACACCCTGCTGGCGGCATGGGGACCTCCTTCCCTGATGGTGCACAACGCGTCTGTCCTCCATCACCGCGGTCCTCTCTGGGAAGAAGAAGCCAGACACGTGACGGAGACTCTTCGGACCAACCTCGAAGTCCCTGTGTTTTTCGTCTCCCGTCTGGTTCCCGCCATGATTCGCGCGAAAAGGGGCGGTCATGTCTTTATCTCCTCGACAGTGGGACGGGAGCCCCGGGCAAACTGGGGGAGTTATGCGATTTCCAAGGCAGGCGTTGAGTCGTTGTCCGCCAATCTGGCGTTGGAGCTGCCTCCTCCTCTTTTCAGTTTTACGCTCAACCCGGGACCGGTCGCAACAAAAATGCGCCGCAAGGCCTACCCGGTAACGGATCCGGCCGTTCCCCGGACTCCCGATTCGGCCGCCGCGGTCCTGACCCGTTTCTTCGTGAAGCTTTGTACACACGATGCCGGGAGAGCCTTGAACGGGTGCAAGCTGAATCTCAACCAGCTGGAGGAGGAAGATGCCTGA
- a CDS encoding DODA-type extradiol aromatic ring-opening family dioxygenase: MATFERFSAVFLSHGAPNILLEDSPASRFLKRLGSLIEKPERILVVSAHWQTVLPTIGASSVFETLHDFSGFEEALYRVRYPARGVPEEARRLQENLKNLGIPCLIETQRGLDHGAWVPLMALYPAADVPVIPVSLPQSFSPDDLIQLGTFLRESFPEKTLLIGSGGITHNLFAYRPGRPPYPQVVAFDAWLKDNLLKKNTGALLDFQSGAPETRFNHPTEEHLLPLFVVMGFGYDTPCPVLLHEEISGGSLSLASYGFPRPGQAEVPDWESLESDPKPSSWNTGSLPLSE, encoded by the coding sequence ATGGCCACATTTGAGCGCTTTTCCGCCGTTTTCCTGAGCCACGGAGCCCCGAACATTCTTCTGGAGGATTCACCCGCATCCCGTTTTCTGAAGAGGCTCGGCTCCCTGATCGAAAAACCGGAGCGGATTCTTGTTGTGAGCGCCCACTGGCAAACCGTTCTGCCCACCATCGGAGCATCTTCGGTTTTTGAGACCCTTCATGACTTCTCCGGATTCGAAGAAGCATTGTACCGGGTCCGCTATCCTGCCCGGGGAGTCCCCGAAGAGGCACGACGACTTCAGGAAAACCTGAAAAATTTGGGAATCCCCTGCCTGATCGAGACCCAACGGGGTCTTGATCATGGAGCCTGGGTTCCCCTCATGGCCCTTTATCCCGCGGCCGACGTTCCCGTTATTCCCGTTTCTCTCCCTCAGTCGTTTTCTCCGGATGATCTGATCCAGCTGGGCACCTTTCTCCGCGAATCCTTCCCGGAAAAAACACTCCTGATCGGGAGCGGCGGGATTACCCACAACCTCTTCGCCTATCGTCCGGGACGTCCCCCTTATCCTCAGGTGGTCGCGTTCGACGCGTGGCTGAAGGACAATCTTCTCAAAAAAAATACCGGAGCGCTCCTGGATTTTCAGTCCGGCGCACCGGAAACACGATTCAACCACCCGACAGAAGAACACCTATTGCCGCTCTTTGTCGTCATGGGATTTGGCTACGACACGCCGTGCCCCGTTTTGCTCCATGAAGAAATCAGCGGCGGCTCTCTTTCTCTCGCATCCTATGGGTTCCCGCGCCCCGGTCAGGCGGAGGTTCCGGATTGGGAATCCCTGGAATCGGACCCCAAACCATCGTCCTGGAACACAGGGAGCTTACCGCTCAGCGAGTAG
- a CDS encoding TraR/DksA family transcriptional regulator, which yields MESARTQFDAIRQILEAQRTQILREAGRVVESGINSSAELFPDPTDMATREELEAFSLRLKEREKNLLRKIDMALDRIEEGSFGICEACGQPIEERRLMARPVTTLCIACKTDQENREKMEQSTKRT from the coding sequence ATGGAAAGTGCCCGTACCCAGTTTGACGCTATCCGACAGATTCTTGAAGCCCAGAGGACACAGATTCTTCGGGAGGCCGGTCGCGTCGTCGAATCCGGAATCAACAGCTCTGCCGAACTGTTCCCGGATCCGACAGATATGGCGACGCGGGAGGAACTGGAAGCGTTCTCCCTTCGCCTCAAGGAAAGGGAAAAGAATCTTCTTCGAAAGATCGACATGGCGCTGGACAGAATTGAAGAGGGTTCCTTTGGTATCTGCGAAGCGTGCGGGCAGCCGATTGAAGAACGCCGGCTGATGGCCCGGCCTGTGACGACCCTTTGTATTGCCTGCAAGACGGATCAGGAAAATCGCGAAAAGATGGAACAGTCCACCAAAAGGACATGA
- the dapF gene encoding diaminopimelate epimerase produces the protein MSLTRDFVKSHGLGNDYIVMTRFPGEMTPERIRLVCDRNFGVGSDGILLLTRASEPFGLRIFNPDGSEAEKSGNGLRIFAKFLYEYGYATNRLFRIQTLGGMVTAEVYPDASNRVDRVKVDMGKATVDPVSVGLANREKPFVEELLELAPDLRLKGTAISVGNPHFVFFREELDEKFMREWGPKIENHPLFPKRINTQMVRVTGPSEIEIRIWERGAGWTLASGSSSCAAATVSVMLGKVRSPVRVRMPGGILAIEVSPEQEIRMEGPVSEVMSGDFSPDLLALLDSAGK, from the coding sequence ATGTCGCTGACAAGGGACTTTGTCAAGTCTCATGGGCTTGGGAACGATTATATCGTCATGACCCGCTTTCCGGGAGAAATGACTCCGGAACGGATTCGTCTGGTCTGCGATCGCAATTTTGGTGTCGGCTCGGATGGAATCCTTTTGTTGACCCGGGCGTCAGAGCCTTTCGGGCTCCGGATTTTCAATCCCGATGGCAGTGAGGCGGAAAAAAGCGGAAACGGCTTGCGCATTTTTGCCAAATTTCTTTACGAGTACGGTTATGCGACCAATCGTCTGTTCCGTATCCAGACTCTGGGAGGAATGGTCACGGCGGAAGTGTATCCGGATGCGTCGAACAGGGTCGACCGCGTCAAGGTCGATATGGGAAAGGCGACCGTCGACCCGGTGTCCGTCGGACTGGCGAACCGGGAAAAGCCTTTTGTCGAGGAGCTCCTTGAATTGGCCCCGGATCTTCGCCTCAAGGGAACGGCAATATCGGTCGGCAATCCTCATTTTGTCTTTTTCCGTGAAGAGCTCGACGAGAAGTTTATGCGGGAATGGGGTCCGAAGATCGAAAACCACCCGCTTTTTCCAAAACGGATCAACACGCAGATGGTTCGGGTGACGGGGCCTTCGGAAATCGAAATTCGCATCTGGGAACGCGGCGCGGGATGGACGTTGGCGTCCGGCTCCAGTTCGTGTGCCGCGGCGACCGTTTCCGTCATGCTGGGAAAAGTCCGGAGTCCGGTTCGCGTGCGCATGCCGGGGGGGATACTTGCCATCGAGGTTTCTCCGGAACAGGAGATTCGGATGGAAGGACCGGTCTCCGAAGTGATGTCGGGAGATTTCAGTCCGGATCTTCTCGCGCTTCTCGATTCCGCCGGAAAGTAG